In Citrus sinensis cultivar Valencia sweet orange chromosome 2, DVS_A1.0, whole genome shotgun sequence, a single genomic region encodes these proteins:
- the LOC102623507 gene encoding uncharacterized membrane protein At3g27390, protein MEPPKGFLASLWSFICFLPYFIGLLLLGIIKGIIFCPVICLMMTIGNSAIILGLLPAHVLWTYYCILRAKQLGPVLKLLTCICIPVFLILWPVVSIGASIIGGALYGFLSPIFATFDAVGEGKTNDIFHCFYDGTWSTIKHSFTIVRDFKDVCFHSYFSLMDDLRQKQAPDGKYYEIRLLYIPGAIIAGGLGVLIDVPVISVVALCKSPYMLFKGWHRLFHDLIGREGPFLETICVPLAGLAIILWPLAVVGAVLGSMVTSIFLGAYAGVVVYQESSLWFGLRYIIAALSIYDEYSNDILDMPEGSCFPRPQYRKKADLSRTSTFSRPSSFKDPPSRTSSLRKPIDLKPLELLERLFKECQRHGEIWVSEGLITAKDIEDAKSNSGSQVVSIGLPAYCLLQALLRSAMANSPGILLSDSVTEITSSNRPKDVFFDWFFNPFLIIKEQIKAENLTEAEEDYLSKLVLFCGNIGRLKDLNVSPPESERKRAELGALARRLQGITKSVSRYPTFRRQFDDLVKTLTEDLAKKNGGSESTNVPKTMQKSNSALARFQKSFKRLTNSNNGRYEESQSQSDALRDLEIL, encoded by the exons ATGGAGCCACCCAAAGGGTTTTTGGCTTCGTTATGGAGCTTTATTTGCTTTCTGCCTTACTTCATTGGGCTTCTGCTTCTGGGCATCATtaaag GAATCATTTTCTGCCCTGTGATATGCCTTATGATGACAATTGGAAACTCGGCAATCATATTGGGGCTTTTGCCGGCTCATGTCTTATGGACTTACTATTGCATTCTCAG AGCCAAACAATTAGGACCAGTTCTGAAGCTTCTTACCTGCATATGCATACCagttttcttaattttgtgGCCAGTCGTTAGCATTGGTGCAAGCATCATAGGGGGAGCACTGTATGGCTTTCTTTCACCAATATTTGCCACTTTTGATGCTGTTGGAGAAGGGAAAACTAATGACATTTTCCACTGTTTTTAC GATGGGACTTGGAGCACGATTAAACACAGCTTCACTATTGTCAGAGATTTTAAAGATGTCTGTTTCCATTCCTACTTTTCACTTATGGATGATCTGCGACAGAAACAGGCTCCAGATGGAAAATATTATGAGATAAG ATTGCTCTATATTCCTGGTGCCATCATTGCTGGGGGGCTTGGTGTCCTGATTGATGTGCCAGTGATCTCAGTTGTTGCCCTATGCAAAAGCCCTTATATGCTCTTTAAGGGGTGGCATCGTTTGTTTCATGACCTTATAGGTCGAGAAGGGCCTTTCTTAGAGACTATATGTGTACCATTAGCTGGCCTTGCTATCATACTCTGGCCATTGGCTGTTGTTGGGGCAGTTTTGGGCTCCATGGTGACCAGTATCTTCCTTGGTGCTTATGCAGGGGTGGTTGTTTATCAG GAATCCTCCCTTTGGTTCGGGCTTCGCTATATTATTGCAGCCTTGTCAATTTATGATGAATACAGCAATGACATACTTGACATGCCAGAAGGATCCTGCTTTCCTAG GCCCCAGTATCGAAAGAAGGCAGATCTCTCGCGGACCAGTACTTTCTCAAGGCCTAGCTCTTTCAAAGATCCTCCCTCTCGCACCAGTTCACTTAGGAAGCCAATTGATTTGAAGCCACTTGAG CTTCTTGAGCGCTTATTTAAGGAGTGTCAACGCCATGGCGAGATCTGGGTTTCTGAAGGACTAATAACAGCTAAAGACATTGAAGATGCCAAATCTAATTCTGGTAGCCAAGTGGTTAGTATAGGGTTGCCAGCATATTGTCTTCTCCAGGCACTCCTGCGCTCTGCAATGGCCAATTCTCCGGGAATATTGTTGA GTGACAGCGTTACTGAGATAACTAGCTCAAACAGACCAAAGGACGTGTTCTTTGATTGGTTTTTTAACCCCTTCTTGATAATCAAGGAGCAGATAAAAGCAGAAAACTTAACAGAGGCAGAGGAGGACTACCTAAGCAAATTGGTACTATTTTGCGGCAATATTGGGAGGTTAAAGGATTTAAATGTCTCACCGCCGGAATCTGAGCGTAAACGAGCGGAACTTGGTGCATTAGCACGAAG GCTTCAAGGGATCACCAAATCTGTCTCAAGATATCCAACTTTCAGGCGGCAGTTTGATGATCTGGTAAAGACCCTCACAGAAGATCTTGCCAAGAAGAACGGTGGCAGTGAATCAACAAATGTGCCTAAGACAATGCAAAAATCAAATAGCGCATTGGCCCGGTTTCAGAAATCCTTTAAAAGATTAACAAACAGTAACAATGGACGTTATGAAGAGTCGCAATCACAATCAGATGCTTTAAGGGACTTAGAAATTTTGTGA
- the LOC127899192 gene encoding protein NOI4, whose protein sequence is MATQQGKGRPLPKFGEWDVNNPASAEGFTVIFSKARDEKKSNVANAAVARPPSQRNVARVPDEQYQHTPTKKWFCCF, encoded by the exons ATGGCCACG CAGCAGGGTAAAGGACGGCCTCTGCCAAAATTTGGCGAGTGGGATGTGAACAATCCTGCATCAGCTGAAGGATTCACAGTGATATTCAGCAAAGCTAGAGatgaaaagaaatcaaacgtCGCTAATGCAGCTGTGGCAAGGCCGCCGTCACAGAGGAACGTTGCAAGGGTACCTGATGAACAATATCAACATACTCCGACG AAAAAATGGTTTTGCTGTTTCTAA
- the LOC102623797 gene encoding zinc finger CCCH domain-containing protein 43-like, translating into MVDDDGWEDNAAGTWAEESCWSQKREQEEELSKEFEKNVALTEESYNPDGNGDSQGTKHEYPSRPFAEDCPFYLRTGYCKFGFCCKFNHPVRGDFQGLKENERGGFVGQHLGQIQCKFYQSTGGCKHGEACRFKHSIEKSEESKGEGLMEKTVQIQCKFYQGTEGCKHGEACRFSHSMEKSENPLPFSGVNGMKESKGGSLVEMTGLIGCKYHLSAGGCKYGNTCKFSHSKEKPQTYIKKSEKASPELNFLGLPIRVHEIECPFYMRNGSCAYGVDCRFNHPDPVADEGSDHFNEASNPASRSWSPNIISRKTVPNLDNHSFHPHWMLKSKFNSLQGSVYPQAKAELALSSPALGNLTKTADTSTYHQFNEFPERPGEPLCDYFMKTGNCKYRSACKFHHPKNGDGKSPVCTW; encoded by the exons atggtggATGATGATGGGTGGGAGGACAATGCAGCGGGAACCTGGGCAGAAGAATCCTGCTGGTCACAGAAAcgagaacaagaagaagaactAAGTAAAGAGTTTGAGAAGAACGTAGCCTTGACTGAAGAAAGTTACAATCCTGATGGCAATGGTGACTCCCAAGGGACAAAACATGAGTACCCATCAAGGCCCTTTGCTGAAGATTGCCCGTTTTATCTTCGAACTGGCTACTGCAAGTTTGGTTTTTGTTGCAAGTTTAACCACCCTGTGAGAGGGGACTTTCAG GGTTTAAAGGAGAACGAAAGAGGAGGGTTTGTGGGGCAGCATCTGGGACAGATTCAGTGCAAG TTTTACCAAAGTACGGGAGGTTGCAAGCATGGAGAAGCATGTAGATTTAAACACTCCATAGAAAAGTCTGAG GAGAGCAAAGGTGAAGGCCTTATGGAGAAGACAGTGCAGATTCAATGCAAG TTTTACCAAGGGACAGAAGGATGCAAGCATGGAGAAGCTTGTAGATTTAGCCACTCCATGGAGAAGTCTGAG AACCCCCTTCCCTTTTCTGGTGTAAACGGAATGAAGGAGAGCAAAGGTGGAAGCCTTGTGGAGATGACAGGGCTTATTGGATGCAAG TATCACTTATCTGCTGGAGGGTGCAAGTATGGAAACACTTGTAAATTTAGTCACTCCAAAGAGAAGCCCCAGACATACATTAAAAAGTCTGAGAAAGCATCACCTGAGCTTAACTTTTTAGGTCTTCCAATCAGAGTG CATGAGATAGAATGTCCTTTCTACATGCGCAATGGCTCTTGTGCATATGGAGTTGATTGCAGGTTTAATCATCCTGATCCTGTTGCTGATGAAGGATCTGATCATTTCAATGAGGCATCTAACCCAGCTTCAAGATCATGGTCTCCAAATATAATATCACGTAAAACCGTTCCCAACTTGGATAATCACTCATTTCATCCTCATTGGATGCTAAAATCCAAGTTTAATAGCCTTCAG GGATCCGTTTACCCACAGGCAAAAGCTGAGCTGGCTCTTTCAAGTCCTGCGCTTGGCAATCTAACAAAGACGGCAGATACCTCCACATATCATCAATTCAATGAATTTCCTGAGCGACCAGGTGAACCTCTATGTGATTACTTCATGAAAACTGGGAATTGTAAATACAGATCTGCTTGTAagtttcatcatcccaagaatGGAGATGGAAAATCACCTGTTTGTACTTGGTGA
- the LOC102623218 gene encoding protein LOW PHOTOSYNTHETIC EFFICIENCY 1, chloroplastic, whose protein sequence is MQPLSVWPLKGGFAAVPQLHFDVVSSSFLSTRNRRRKKWSLVESVCHSRNTGFLLVSSNSTFSCCGVCCRSIKLDSKCEFLSGFSSHKLVLFCEPKKSYFGASVMFAWSMEQQEIGNGLLVEEPNSADGLLVETESDIVDYRSVHRVEDTGDNGNQVESEEVEIIGERGVGKQKSGRVDVKALAQSLWHTKTADDVEEVLKDMGELPPQVHSSMIRGFGKEKRTDCAMALVEWLKRKKRETGGFIGPNLFVYNSLLGAVKQSQKFEEMDRIMNDMAEEGVNPNVVTYNTLMAIYIEQGEGTKALNVLEEIKKKGLTPSAVSYSQALLAYRRMEDGNGALKFFVELREKYLKGEIGKGDDENWENEFVKLKDFIIRICYQVMRRWLVKDENLSTNVLKLLIEMDKAGLRPVKAEYERLVWACTREEHYVVAKEFYARIRERHDEISLSVCNHLIWLMGKAKKWWAALEVYEDLLDKGPKPNNMSYELIVSHFNILLSAARKRGIWRWGVRLLNKMEEKGLKPGSREWNAVLVACSKASEYNAAVQIFKRMVEKGEKPTIISYGALLSALEKGKLYDEASRVWQHMLNVGAEPNLYAYTIMASIFTAQGKFNLVELIFREMASSRIEPTVVTYNAIISACGQNGMSSAAYEWFHRMKVQNISPNEITYEMLIEALAKDGKPRLAYDLYLRARNEELNLSSKAYDAILEFSQVYGATIDLTVLGPRPPDKKKKVVIRKNLSNFCHFADVPRRSKPFDKKEIYTPQTERNQL, encoded by the coding sequence ATGCAACCTTTAAGTGTGTGGCCATTAAAAGGTGGCTTTGCTGCAGTGCCTCAGTTGCATTTTGATGTTGTTTCTTCTAGTTTTTTAAGCACAAGAAATAGgaggagaaaaaaatggaGTCTCGTTGAATCTGTTTGTCACAGTAGAAACACTGGCTTCTTGTTAGTTTCGAGCAATTCAACGTTTAGTTGTTGTGGGGTGTGTTGTAGGAGCATTAAACTTGATTCAAAATGTGAGTTTCTATCTGGGTTCTCTAGTCACAAATTGGTTCTCTTTTGTGAGCCAAAGAAAAGTTATTTCGGTGCGTCTGTGATGTTTGCTTGGTCAATGGAGCAACAAGAAATTGGAAATGGCCTCCTTGTAGAAGAACCAAACTCTGCAGATGGATTGTTGGTGGAAACCGAGAGTGATATTGTTGATTATCGTAGTGTTCATAGAGTAGAAGATACTGGTGATAATGGTAATCAGGTAGAAAGCGAAGAAGTAGAAATTATTGGTGAGAGAGGAGTTGGGAAGCAGAAGAGTGGTAGAGTTGATGTTAAGGCACTGGCACAGAGTTTATGGCACACGAAAACGGCTGATGATGTGGAAGAAGTTCTTAAGGACATGGGTGAATTGCCACCTCAAGTACACTCAAGTATGATTAGAGGTTTTGGTAAAGAAAAGAGAACGGACTGTGCGATGGCTCTTGTTGAGTGgctaaagagaaagaagagagaaacTGGTGGTTTCATTGGTCCTAACCTTTTTGTATATAATAGCTTGTTGGGTGCAGTGAAACAGTCTCAAAAATTTGAGGAAATGGATagaattatgaatgatatGGCTGAGGAGGGGGTTAATCCTAATGTTGTAACCTATAACACTTTGATGGCTATTTATATAGAGCAAGGAGAAGGTACCAAGGCCCTCAACGTCCTTGAGGAGATAAAGAAGAAGGGCCTTACACCGTCCGCTGTATCCTATTCTCAGGCCTTGTTGGCTTATCGAAGAATGGAAGatggaaatggagctttgaaGTTCTTCGTTGAATTAAGAGAGAAGTATCTGAAAGGTGAAATTGGAAAAGGTGATGATGAAAATTGGGAGAACGAGTTCGTtaagcttaaggacttcataATTCGTATTTGCTACCAAGTGATGCGCCGTTGGCTTGTGAAGGATGAAAACCTAAGCACTAATGTGTTAAAACTTCTAATAGAAATGGATAAGGCGGGGCTTCGGCCTGTTAAGGCAGAATATGAGCGCCTTGTATGGGCTTGTACCCGTGAAGAACATTATGTTGTTGCCAAAGAATTCTATGCTAGGATTAGAGAAAGGCATGATGAGATAAGTTTATCTGTGTGCAACCATTTGATTTGGTTGATGGGGAAGGCTAAGAAGTGGTGGGCGGCTTTGGAGGTCTATGAGGATTTGTTGGACAAGGGACCAAAGCCTaataacatgtcatatgaATTGATTGTTTCTCACTTTAATATACTACTTAGTGCGGCTAGGAAAAGAGGTATCTGGAGATGGGGTGTTAGATTGCTCAACAAGATGGAAGAAAAAGGCCTTAAACCTGGAAGTAGGGAATGGAATGCAGTTCTTGTTGCCTGCTCCAAGGCTTCAGAGTACAATGCTGCTGTCCAGATATTTAAGCGAATGGTTGAAAAAGGTGAAAAACCCACAATTATCTCCTATGGAGCGTTACTCAGTGCCCTTGAAAAGGGTAAGCTCTATGATGAAGCCTCTCGTGTGTGGCAACATATGCTGAATGTCGGCGCGGAGCCAAACCTGTATGCCTACACAATTATGGCTTCAATTTTCACCGCACAAGGAAAGTTTAACTTGGTTGAGCTGATCTTTCGGGAGATGGCTTCATCTCGTATTGAGCCAACAGTTGTCACATACAATGCAATCATCAGTGCATGTGGGCAGAATGGAATGAGCAGTGCAGCATATGAATGGTTTCACCGAATGAAAGTTCAAAACATCTCTCCTAACGAGATCACTTATGAAATGCTGATTGAGGCTCTTGCAAAAGACGGTAAACCAAGACTTGCATACGACTTGTATTTGAGGGCTCGGAATGAGGAACTTAACCTCTCTTCGAAGGCTTATGATGCGATACTCGAATTCTCCCAAGTCTATGGAGCAACTATTGATTTAACTGTTTTAGGACCTCGGCCACCagacaaaaagaagaaagttgTAATTAGGAAGAATTTGTCTAATTTCTGTCACTTTGCTGACGTTCCAAGGAGAAGTAAACCCTTTGataaaaaggaaatttacaCCCCACAAACAGAAAGAAACCAATTGTGA
- the LOC102622220 gene encoding BAG family molecular chaperone regulator 2, producing MIKLRSKRFCRSSFKLGGNGNNNGSSSNNVKEAAARGCGGINSSHEIKWELRPGGMLVQKRESGCEGEGSITIRVSTVSKWHDISIEATSTFEKLKMILSMVSGLEPREQRLLFKGKEREDNEFLHMVGVRDKDKVLLLEDPAIKEMKLHGLRGGQPIGTAYRTISVSQ from the exons ATGATCAAATTGAGGTCTAAAAGGTTTTGCAGAAGCAGTTTTAAGCTCGGCGGCAACGGCAATAACAatggcagcagcagcaacaatgTCAAAGAAGCTGCAGCCAGAGGGTGTGGAGGAATTAACAGTAGTCACGAAATCAAATGGGAGCTTAGGCCCGGTGGGATGCTTGTTCAAAAGAGAGAAAGTGGATGTGAAGGAGAAGGCTCCATCACAATTAGAGTCTCAACTGTTTCTAAGTGGCATGACATTTCCATCGAAGCAACTTCTACTTTTG AGAAATTGAAGATGATATTGTCAATGGTGAGTGGATTGGAGCCAAGAGAGCAAAGGCTACTCTTCAAagggaaagagagagaggataATGAGTTCTTACACATGGTTGGTGTTAGAGACAAGGACAAGGTGTTGTTGTTAGAAGATCCAGCCATTAAGGAGATGAAGCTTCATGGATTAAGAGGAGGCCAGCCGATTGGGACTGCTTATCGTACCATAAGTGTGTCACAATAA
- the LOC102622920 gene encoding class I heat shock protein-like has translation MSLISNMLGDNNEPFDPFLSLVNKCPVLNTPTDWKETPEAHVFTADLPGLKKDEVKVEVDEGRVLQISGERKADGESDGDTWHRVERCRGRFMRRFKLPENAKTDEVKASMENGVLVVKIPKQEVKKPEKKVIEIQGN, from the coding sequence ATGTCTCTCATTTCCAACATGTTGGGTGACAACAATGAGCCATTTGATCCATTCCTTTCACTGGTGAACAAGTGTCCGGTGCTCAACACGCCGACAGACTGGAAAGAAACCCCAGAAGCCCACGTGTTCACCGCTGATCTTCCGGGGCTGAAGAAAGATGAGGTCAAAGTTGAAGTTGACGAAGGCAGAGTCTTGCAAATAAGCGGAGAGAGGAAAGCGGACGGCGAGAGTGATGGTGATACGTGGCATAGGGTGGAACGGTGTCGTGGCAGGTTCATGAGGAGGTTTAAGCTGCCGGAAAATGCGAAGACCGATGAAGTGAAGGCGTCCATGGAGAATGGAGTGCTTGTGGTCAAAATACCAAAGCAAGAAGTCAAGAAACCGGAGAAGAAAGTGATTGAGATTCAGGGGAACTGA
- the LOC102622515 gene encoding early nodulin-like protein 1: protein MAASMTQKLLTPTISIPHQNNQLFTISLFKQSHASQRTLTKLALDSSCCTANQFNMAATTNDFSKNSVNLTLLLLAIIISSIHHLPVHSLEFQVGGNRGWVVPPANDSKIYNDWASENRFQVGDTIRFKYKKDSVMEVTDKEYKKCNSTHPIFFSNTGNTAFRLDHPGPFYFISGASGHCEKGQRMIIKVMYHEESSPSTGDDHGHKSSASPAAVLALAVSKLAIVQFLLLLCTTASYLY from the exons ATGGCGGCAAGCATGACCCAAAAACTGTTAACCCCCACGATCTCCATTCCCCACCAAAATAACCAACTCTTTACCATCTCCTTATTTAAGCAATCCCACGCCTCCCAAAGAACACTCACTAAACTTGCACTTGATTCATCTTGCTGCACTGCCAATCAATTCAATATGGCTGCTACTACTAATGATTTCTCCAAAAACTCAGTCAACTTAACACTCCTCCTTTTGGCCATCATTATCTCTTCTATTCATCATCTCCCAGTTCACTCCTTGGAGTTCCAAGTTGGCGGCAACCGCGGATGGGTTGTCCCTCCAGCCAATGACAGCAAAATCTACAACGACTGGGCCTCAGAGAATAGATTCCAAGTTGGTGACACCATAC GCTTCAAGTACAAGAAGGACTCAGTGATGGAGGTGACAGACAAGGAATACAAGAAGTGCAATTCCACGCACCCTATCTTCTTCTCCAACACAGGCAACACAGCGTTCAGGCTCGATCACCCGGGGCCTTTTTACTTCATCAGTGGAGCATCTGGCCACTGCGAGAAGGGTCAGCGAATGATCATCAAAGTCATGTACCACGAAGAGTCCTCCCCCAGTACTGGTGATGATCATGGCCACAAATCCTCTGCTTCTCCAGCCGCTGTCTTGGCTCTTGCAGTTTCTAAGTTGGCCATTGTTCAGTTTCTGCTGCTGCTTTGTACTACTGCTTCTTATCTCTACTAG